ACTTACGAAGAAGAGGTATCTGTCGGATCTGGCTCTGATACGTCAGAGCAACCGATGGACATGAACCTGGCCTTGTCGTACCTGGAACTTTGCACCAAACTAGAAATTCCGGTTGTTGTCGTTATCACCAAGATGGATCTTGCGTCACGAGCTGGCTTGAGGAATATTCTCGCCAAGGTGCTGTCGGCATTAAAGGTTTCGGGCAAGAAGCCGGCGATGCTCCCTGTCCCATCCAACCCGTCCCAAAAAGCTGTAGACCTCCAGCACATAAAGTCGTCCGATGCAGCAGAAGTGAAAAAGCTTATATCTACAACCCATAACTGGATGGAAACAGTGCCCATCGTACTTACAAGTGCTGTCGATGGCTCGGGAGTAGACAAACTTCATGTATTGCTTCGAAATTTGCCAATCCCGTCAAGAACACCTCTTCGAACCCTCAGCATGCCAAACCCATTGTCATATTCAGTGCATCCAACGACCGTTTTTGACGTTGATGAGGTATTTGCGATCCCTCCGTCAAAAGTCTATTCAGAACAGCGTCAACAAAATCATGGTGTAGTTCTCTGTGGTTTGATCCGCTATGGGTCTATTTCTGTTGGCGATGAGCTCGTAATTGGGCCTCTCATATCTAGTCCCGCGCTGGAATCTGGGAATAGTCCAGGTTCCCAGAAGCCTCGACAATACGGCTCATACCGCAGCCGACCACCATCTGGCGATTTCTCGAGCTCCTTTCCGCCGAGTTCATACCCGCCAAAGACCTTGTCAACAACGCAAGTGCATTGGCAGCGTGTTCGGGCTGTCAGCGCTCGAAACCTACGGCTGCCTGTCCAGAAATTGACAGAGGACCAAGTCGGCACAATTGGAATCGAACCTCTGTGCACTACGCCAGACGAGCAACCTCCGCGCCTTGGGAAAATTCGAAAGGGTGTCATCCTAGCTAGCCAGTCTATGTCTTCCGTTTCTCGCTCTTTGCCGACCCTGACTGGATTTGTCGCGAGCTTCGCCGCTAGCGAATTCTCGTCTTCCCTGTCCCCACCAGTGTTATTGGGTGGCAATGCGATAGCCTATATCGCAAATGTCCGAACGACTGTGAAATTGACGTGCATGGCCCTAGCGGGTGATGAAATCATATCATCCCCACCGTCTCCCACTGAGCCGGAATTTTTCAGCTTCGATGCGGATTCGCCGAGTAAGCCGGAAGTGAATAAGATGATCAATACCTCGGACAATGCGGTAGAAGGCAACATCGATATTACCTTTTCCTTCGTTACTTCGGCTGAGTGGGTGGAAGTTGGGTCCAGGGTGCTTCTTATGCCGGGTGCGTCGGCTGCTTTGGCTTCCACAGAGGGCTCCAGTTCCCCGTCTGGTCTTGAAGGATTCGTTGGACGTATTCGTGAAGTAATTTATTCCGAGTAGGGTGGGGACTAAGGCATCTCTTTATAGATTTCCCCCGTTATTTATTTTGTGCGCTTTTTGTGTACTTGGAGCTTCTACTATGTTGTTTAATCAAGAGAATAGTGTTCATTTCGTATGAAATCCTTTTTTGATGGGTACAGAGTAGATTATACTCTGAGTAGAGTAGAGGGCTGCGACGATGGCACGTGCACTCCCAAAATAGACTAAGCCCCCCACTACGGTTAGCCCCAGCATTCTGTCAAAAGCCCCGCCGAGACTCCTGCGCCAGTGCAGCAACCGTCACCAaggagcttcagcttcagctggtTCAAAGCCATGAAACCGCAGCGTCTACTTCAATCCTTTCTGCCTGTTCTTCAATAGGTGAAACCCAGCGCAGGGCGTCAACTTGAGGTTCCGGATGGGAACGTTTGCCCGCCTTAGTCCTATAACCCGTGATTGGCAGCTTTGTTCTAGACGGTTTATTTGCCAGCATTTCCCGCCACGTCCTATCCACTCTGCTGCTCATCATCTGGTCTGTTTTGGATCCAGCCTCGTCCGTTCCACTTTCATCCGCCAGTTTCCAACTCATCTGCAGACGTCAAGGGAGCGGGttctctcctttcttcccGGCGGATAGTCTGTTTATCGCCTCgccctttcctcctcctaAGATCCCGCTCTCGAGACTTGACGCAGTATCATCCTGCCACTATGGCCGATCTTAGTTGCGCCTACGCAGATGCCGGCGCCATATCTGACCTGGAGCAGATAtgtgatgaagaagatgactTTGATTCTTCCGCTAGCACCACATCAGGTCCCCACGATCGCCAACTGGAGTCGCTTCAATCTCCCGACGAAGAGGTTGCCGCGCCCAAGCTCCGTACTCAACATGACCGCACTATACCCGTCACAGATCCTCAGCTCAAAGGTGACATTGATAAGACCGATAAAACTACTGAGATATCCTCAGCCAACAGCCATTCCGAATCAGCCGAAGATGTCCAGAAACCAAGGAGTCGAAACTTCTTGGATCTTCCCGTGGATC
Above is a window of Aspergillus puulaauensis MK2 DNA, chromosome 2, nearly complete sequence DNA encoding:
- a CDS encoding uncharacterized protein (COG:J;~EggNog:ENOG410PHPV;~InterPro:IPR027417,IPR000795;~PFAM:PF00009;~go_function: GO:0003924 - GTPase activity [Evidence IEA];~go_function: GO:0005525 - GTP binding [Evidence IEA]), which encodes MASVFTYDPDPPRVSSPWSTSGSSTPQAALTGNRSTTTRTRSSTNLENAGHDFLSDYGISKLEPEPQEGPTEYKLHLLLRPRRPYTAMSTGHLVGGSYNFRASLSTSGPAPAASSTTPSEEPTLRQPQSRSTDSRQQRLQQLTTQLLWRLQQSSPFHSSTTANLVLPVLPEATPRLGATPKPSRLLPGLEESQGALYEIGVADDGTFVGLIHDELEESLSNLQAMASSLGCKIEVLRRVIVGNCEWMEDPGTQEANLSKVHAEDLWVAEALVSPDWDYYRVELLKSESLENMTTSDATKSSGPDGYTSNTDQIRVSIAGPNTVGKSSLLGTLTSSVLDNGRGTSRLGLLKHRHEISSGVTSSVAHELIGYALNTSSSDDVDVVNYASGNVAAWDDIHAASNGGRLAFVSDLPGSVRYLKSTLRGLVSWAPHYVFLCIAATYEEEVSVGSGSDTSEQPMDMNLALSYLELCTKLEIPVVVVITKMDLASRAGLRNILAKVLSALKVSGKKPAMLPVPSNPSQKAVDLQHIKSSDAAEVKKLISTTHNWMETVPIVLTSAVDGSGVDKLHVLLRNLPIPSRTPLRTLSMPNPLSYSVHPTTVFDVDEVFAIPPSKVYSEQRQQNHGVVLCGLIRYGSISVGDELVIGPLISSPALESGNSPGSQKPRQYGSYRSRPPSGDFSSSFPPSSYPPKTLSTTQVHWQRVRAVSARNLRLPVQKLTEDQVGTIGIEPLCTTPDEQPPRLGKIRKGVILASQSMSSVSRSLPTLTGFVASFAASEFSSSLSPPVLLGGNAIAYIANVRTTVKLTCMALAGDEIISSPPSPTEPEFFSFDADSPSKPEVNKMINTSDNAVEGNIDITFSFVTSAEWVEVGSRVLLMPGASAALASTEGSSSPSGLEGFVGRIREVIYSE